A stretch of the Thunnus thynnus chromosome 7, fThuThy2.1, whole genome shotgun sequence genome encodes the following:
- the LOC137185626 gene encoding cobalamin binding intrinsic factor-like, translated as MMTPAVLSAALLLLLLLQEGCCCCSCPAGVPPSSSEKIIPFTVVVSNSITPCPNKTFNTYVYYRGILLGGLRRLQDSKTGFMFTYTEDYNYGPFLQSVNCLAGDDKDKTYWQLLVKKTDNQTKELDVGIGCYLPDPKDQIILNYRKYEVQQNIIDHPELQGQGKS; from the exons ATGATGACACCTGCTGTCCTCTCTGcagccctgctgctgctgctgctgctgcaggagggctgctgctgctgcagctgccctGCTGGTGTTCCACCTTCAA GCTCTGAAAAAATAATTCCCTTTACTGTTGTGGTGAGCAACTCAATAACACCTTGTCCCAATAAGACCTTCAACACTTATGTGTATTACAGAGGGATCCTGCTTGGTGGACTGAGGAGACTGCAGGACTCCAAAACAGGCTTCAT GTTCACTTACACAGAGGATTATAACTATGGCCCGTTCCTGCAGAGTGTGAACTGTTTGGCGGGAGATGATAAGGATAAAACCTACTGGCAGCTGCTGGTCAAGAAAACAGACAACCAAACTAAAGAACTTGATGTTG GTATTGGATGTTACCTTCCTGATCCAAAGGATCAAATCATCCTGAACTATAGGAAATATGAGGTGCAACAAAACATCATCGATCATCCTGAACTACAAGGACAAGGAAAGAGTTGA